GGTGTACGTTTAGGCTTTTTGTAAGCTATTATTTCATCATGAATAGATTTactgtttataattaattaacctgcatgcatgcatgcatgctgcatcCGTACGTAGCTTGTTTGGGCAGGAAGGAAAGCTACTGGTTTTTGCTATCTGTATTATACGTACGCAAGTACTAATTCGTACCCTCCTAAGTCCTATATATGGGTttcctattatttattatagcacttttattttttctggttagtatatatatttcttaactTACCCTAAAAAAGTGGCCACGTAATTGCCCTCGTGAAAGTTAAAAGAActaggctagctagctagctagcctagTTAGGACACAAactaagattatatatatatatatatagcgagCGGACCCTTTTTTCACGTGGTTCTGAAGTTTTAGTACTGCATCCTAATGAATAATATCTAATTTTTgaggaaaaaatttataattaattaaaaaaaatttttttattaaaaatagtgttaatttaaattttaaatataaaagaatcagtattaatatacattttattacGTAACAAAACTTATTTTTCAATACTCAGCCGCCTCGTAGTAGTCCtataaattaccatttataTAATCTCCTCTTGGTTTCTCTCCATTTTCTGCTTAATTGATGCAGTCTGCAGAATCTTCGTGCAGTCCTAGCTAATCTGCCTAAATATTGAAAAACCCACAGTGAAACAAACAACCCATGCAATTCATGAGGGCCGGAGAAAATTTAAAGGCGCGCACATGTTTTTCTAAGCACGCACTTATTTCTAGATACTCAAAAATGAACTAGACGTGTCATAACAAGTATGGAACTGGCCGGATGCATGGCATGCATACGAGCTAAGTGATCTTAATTGTGTTATTCCAtaagctaattaattaattagatccATGAATTTATTTGCATATAATCACTACTTTCCAACAAAGTGATGatctgaaattaataatatttgcataatattcTATATATCTTTCTCTGAGTGAGGGCTGATAATGAATATTTAAACCAGCAAATAGCATGCTAGGTAGGCGTTGAACCCAACGTACTTATATATTGTCCTCAAAGGTGGCATGCAGtaaatatatagctagctagcaggTTGGGTTggctaaattattatattatattgtcaATGTTACTAAAATCCAACTGCTTGCTTTAAAGCTTGGGTGATATATCCGGTGTTAGGGCTTTATTTTGTCTCCAGTACCTAATTTGCATGCTCCTTTGGCCCATTCTCTATTTAACCCATTTTTCTCTTGGCCATTTCCACCTTCCACATCATCAATTACTTTAACCTTAGTCTTAAATGTTAGTGCTACTGGTACAATGGCTGCTGAACTTGCAGGCCGCCTCTCCTTGACCCAGCTCCAAAGATTGGCTCAGTCCCaacacaaaatcaaaatcagCTATATCAATTAAACCCTAGCTTGATCCGGCCTGCCGGTTCGTGGATGTGGAACCCTAAGCAAGTAGCCTACGAGGAAGATGATTCATGGGAGGTAAGAGCCTTTGCGGAAGACACTGGAAATGCCACGGGCACCACTTGGCCACCGAGGTCTTACACTTGCACCTTTTGCAGAAGGGAGTTCCGATCAGCCCAAGCTCTCGGAGGCCACATGAATGTGCACCGCCGTGACCGTGTGCGGCTCAACCAACCGCAGCCTAATTCCAACAATCCCACCTCCTCATCTCCTTCCATTACTTCTTCATTTATAATCCCAACTCAAGAATATTCCACCAATGGTGGACTGTGCCTGCTCTCCCAATCGCCAAACCCTAGTACTGGTGCCTTTACTTCAAGAGTATCAGAAAATGCATCTCAGGTTGAGTCACCTTCCACCCTTCTCTCGATTTCAGTACCCTCTCCACCTAACAACTTGATGCCTCTTTGCTCTCCGTCAATTAATTACCCATCGGGTTCACCAGGTACTAATTCTCCTCGCTTTTACTCTAGCAAAGCCAAAGAAACATCACCAACCACAGATAATGCGAATGATCAAGATCTTGATCTCGAGCTTCGGCTCGGGTAGAGACCTATGTCATTATAAGAAGCAAGAAAACATGGTTTACGCGCGGTAGCTAGGTTTACGCTTTGCCAGTTTCAGAAAGATCAGAGTGCGAGCGCCGTATGATGTGTAAGATAAAGTGTTTCGTGAAATTTTGCGAGATTCTCTTCTGCTTATTTTCCAGATTCCTTGGTTAATATTTCATTTGATTGTGTGAAGTGCGTGACATTGATGAAGACACATatggattgaaaaaaaaaaaacggaagCCAGAAAGATTGCCCTGGAAatcccaaagaaaaaaaaataaatcaaagatttattttaagaagtatttttaaattaagaaggTTAGGGTTTTTAGAGATGAACTAGTAAAGGCGCTTGCAGTGCACTGTCATTTTCTGTCACAGATTTCTGAGAAAAGTCTGTCTGGATATGATACCGCGTACGTTTCCATGGGACTATTTCTATCACGTATGCTGCTAAGGATATCGTACTGGCACCCCTCTTGTTTCCACAAACTACGAATATGCCATTTCCATTGACTTCATAACAAGTTCATATGTTTCATGTTAATTAGAATGCATTAACTTTTCTATAGATGAAGTAAACCCTCTCATGTCGAACATGCATGCAACAAAATATTTCAGGTTTCTAGCAAGATCAAGCAACTCGATCGATCATGTCACCGGGCCAAGTTTACTATATTCCTTTGATTTAGAAAACTCATTCGCGCGAGTTTTCATACTTGAAGTTTTCAATTCATTCCTATTAATGCTATTAAAATAACGACTCTGATCAATGTATGTAATAAGATAATCATTCATTTAACATCCTGATCTTTAgagtatgattttttttttttcctatttctcTCTTCAtcaatctcattttcttcactttcgTGAAATATTTTTGTGAACTAAATATTTCTATATAAGAAATGAACTATGAATCGGCTATGTTTGACTACTTCACTAATGCTTGTGCTCTTATTTTGAGTtggaaattagtaatatttttatGGGAGTAGAGAAATAGCTCGTTTAGACACTTCAAGTATTTCAAAATTCAATGAATAGTTGTAAAATTgtttaagtta
This Carya illinoinensis cultivar Pawnee chromosome 11, C.illinoinensisPawnee_v1, whole genome shotgun sequence DNA region includes the following protein-coding sequences:
- the LOC122282564 gene encoding LOW QUALITY PROTEIN: transcriptional regulator SUPERMAN (The sequence of the model RefSeq protein was modified relative to this genomic sequence to represent the inferred CDS: deleted 2 bases in 1 codon), producing the protein MAAELAGRLSLTQLQRLAQSQQNQNQLYQLNPSLIRPAGSWMWNPKQVAYEEDDSWEVRAFAEDTGNATGTTWPPRSYTCTFCRREFRSAQALGGHMNVHRRDRVRLNQPQPNSNNPTSSSPSITSSFIIPTQEYSTNGGLCLLSQSPNPSTGAFTSRVSENASQVESPSTLLSISVPSPPNNLMPLCSPSINYPSGSPGTNSPRFYSSKAKETSPTTDNANDQDLDLELRLG